The following proteins are encoded in a genomic region of bacterium:
- a CDS encoding DNA alkylation repair protein, with amino-acid sequence MPNNSGDGESTEERNRELTDLAGQCAQGRIPVEELLAEFDHRLAGTPFYPPAGLFGLGNAVGEILEKTPAAAIDVALKLISSSVRETRGAAVGLIFRLARLQPGFWVDTARHLVTDDDWEVRDLAARVFDVFEDQDGAAEFHLAFVVEVVTAWVRDSDEQVRRAAPQALLGYALRHAEFRPRLLPILDPLLADPREYVRNSFVACLRTLGRADPDVVLDYLETAAARADETGNDTIRLALDHPFADRVPDRKARIIERLRESAQHEKK; translated from the coding sequence GTCAACTGAAGAGCGAAATCGAGAGCTGACGGACCTGGCCGGTCAATGCGCGCAGGGACGGATTCCCGTCGAGGAGCTGCTCGCGGAATTCGATCACCGGCTGGCGGGAACGCCGTTCTATCCGCCCGCTGGACTTTTCGGTCTTGGAAACGCCGTCGGCGAAATTCTGGAAAAAACTCCCGCCGCGGCGATTGATGTCGCGCTGAAATTGATCTCGTCCTCCGTCCGGGAAACCCGCGGCGCGGCGGTCGGATTGATCTTCCGGCTCGCTCGACTTCAGCCCGGATTCTGGGTGGACACGGCGCGACACCTCGTCACCGATGACGACTGGGAAGTGCGCGATCTCGCCGCCCGCGTTTTCGACGTTTTCGAAGATCAGGACGGCGCGGCCGAATTCCATCTCGCATTCGTCGTCGAAGTTGTGACGGCGTGGGTTCGCGATTCCGACGAACAAGTGCGCCGCGCGGCTCCTCAGGCGCTGCTCGGCTATGCCCTCCGCCACGCCGAATTCCGGCCCCGCTTGTTGCCGATTCTGGATCCGCTGCTGGCCGATCCGCGCGAGTACGTGCGCAACAGCTTCGTCGCCTGTCTGAGAACGCTCGGAAGAGCCGATCCCGACGTCGTGCTGGACTACCTCGAGACGGCGGCGGCTCGCGCGGACGAAACCGGCAACGATACGATTCGGCTTGCGCTCGATCATCCCTTTGCCGATCGCGTGCCCGACCGAAAGGCCCGCATCATCGAGCGTCTGCGAGAGTCCGCACAACACGAAAAGAAATGA